In Saccharomonospora marina XMU15, one genomic interval encodes:
- a CDS encoding DUF3180 domain-containing protein has translation MHFTRPRELVFATLLGFGLALLLFQAAYDTLPSLPPPAGTTLLVLAVAETVLAFVIRSRIRSRRVVTGVWIARAVALAKASSLLGALMVGVWLGALAFLLPRAERLTAASQDLPAAIIGVASAAALIAAALWLEYCCRAPEPRDRDHDQDKTG, from the coding sequence ATGCACTTCACGCGGCCACGCGAGTTGGTCTTCGCCACCTTGCTCGGCTTCGGACTGGCGTTGCTGCTCTTTCAGGCCGCGTACGACACGCTGCCGAGTCTGCCTCCGCCCGCGGGCACCACTTTGCTCGTGCTCGCCGTCGCCGAGACCGTGCTGGCCTTCGTGATCAGGAGCCGTATCCGTTCTCGCAGGGTGGTGACCGGCGTGTGGATCGCGCGCGCGGTCGCGCTCGCGAAGGCGTCGTCGTTGCTGGGTGCGTTGATGGTCGGAGTCTGGCTGGGCGCGCTGGCGTTCCTGCTGCCCCGCGCGGAGCGCCTCACGGCCGCCTCGCAAGATCTTCCAGCAGCGATCATCGGGGTGGCGAGTGCTGCCGCGTTGATCGCCGCGGCGCTGTGGCTGGAGTACTGTTGCCGTGCGCCGGAGCCGCGTGATCGGGACCACGATCAGGACAAAACCGGTTAG
- a CDS encoding MerR family transcriptional regulator, which yields MESVRGEAAVFTIGELSRRTGLPVKTIRYYSDEGLLPPTDRTNAGYRLYDTTSLARLELVRTLRELGVGLADVRRVLARTRDVSTVAAEHLEVLEDQLRVLRLRRAVLRAVVKRGGELNEVKLMNKLASMSDEQRRRLVDEFWDEVSEGLDVDSEFYDRMRSAKPELPDDPTPQQLEAWIEFAELVRDPDFRAVIRKMSERQAERGQVASTDTAVRAQQEHWCEWSDRAQAALDEGLEPDSPTGRELADDIAARSAGEGVADTPRFRAELADRIAEGADPRAERYWQLLAIINGWPAIPSRNTAALWIVAALRATAG from the coding sequence ATGGAGTCGGTGAGGGGAGAGGCAGCGGTGTTCACGATCGGAGAACTGTCACGCAGGACCGGATTGCCGGTCAAGACCATCCGCTACTACTCCGACGAGGGCCTACTGCCCCCCACCGACCGCACGAACGCCGGTTACCGGCTGTACGACACCACCTCACTGGCGAGGTTGGAGCTGGTGCGCACGCTGCGCGAGTTGGGAGTCGGTCTCGCCGACGTGCGACGCGTGCTTGCTCGCACCCGCGACGTCAGCACCGTGGCGGCCGAGCACCTGGAGGTGCTCGAAGACCAACTGCGCGTGTTGCGGCTGCGCAGGGCGGTGCTTCGTGCGGTCGTCAAACGAGGTGGCGAGCTGAACGAGGTGAAACTGATGAACAAGCTGGCTTCGATGTCCGATGAGCAGCGCAGGCGACTCGTCGACGAGTTCTGGGACGAGGTGAGCGAGGGACTCGACGTCGACTCGGAGTTCTACGACCGGATGCGGTCGGCCAAACCGGAACTGCCCGACGATCCGACTCCGCAACAGCTAGAGGCATGGATCGAGTTCGCTGAGCTGGTCCGTGACCCCGACTTCCGCGCGGTGATCCGGAAGATGAGCGAGCGGCAGGCCGAACGCGGTCAGGTCGCGAGCACCGACACGGCGGTGCGTGCTCAGCAGGAACACTGGTGCGAGTGGAGCGACCGTGCACAGGCTGCGCTCGACGAGGGCCTGGAGCCAGACTCCCCGACCGGCCGGGAACTGGCCGACGACATCGCGGCGCGTTCGGCGGGCGAGGGTGTGGCGGACACGCCGAGGTTCCGTGCGGAACTCGCCGACCGAATCGCCGAAGGGGCGGATCCACGCGCCGAGCGGTACTGGCAGCTACTCGCGATCATCAACGGCTGGCCCGCCATCCCGAGCCGCAACACGGCCGCACTGTGGATCGTGGCCGCGCTGCGCGCGACGGCAGGCTGA
- the folK gene encoding 2-amino-4-hydroxy-6-hydroxymethyldihydropteridine diphosphokinase, with the protein MSRAVLSLGSNLGDRLAYLRLAVEGLADRLVSVSSVYQTRPWGVQDQPDFLNAVCIVDDPEADHWAWLRAGQELERRAGRVRQRRWGPRTLDVDVVTVDGVRSDDPELLLPHPGTAERATVLIPWLEIDPAARVPGHGRAADLLAALPEADREAVTPRPDLRLWPVT; encoded by the coding sequence GTGAGCAGGGCGGTGTTGTCGCTCGGTTCGAACCTGGGCGACCGGCTGGCGTACCTGCGGCTCGCCGTCGAAGGGCTCGCCGACCGGCTCGTCTCGGTCTCCAGCGTGTACCAGACGCGACCGTGGGGTGTGCAGGACCAGCCGGACTTCCTCAACGCGGTCTGCATCGTCGACGACCCCGAAGCCGACCACTGGGCGTGGCTGCGTGCGGGCCAGGAACTCGAGCGCAGGGCAGGCCGGGTGCGGCAGCGGCGCTGGGGACCGCGCACGCTCGACGTCGACGTGGTCACCGTGGACGGGGTTCGCAGTGACGACCCCGAATTGCTGCTGCCGCATCCCGGCACCGCCGAGCGGGCGACCGTGCTGATCCCGTGGCTGGAGATCGATCCGGCGGCGCGGGTGCCGGGACACGGCCGCGCCGCCGATCTGCTGGCCGCGCTTCCCGAGGCCGACCGGGAAGCCGTCACCCCGCGCCCGGACCTCCGGTTGTGGCCCGTGACCTGA
- the folB gene encoding dihydroneopterin aldolase, which yields MADVPGPADRITLTGLRVFGRHGVFEHEKREGQEFLVDVTAWLDLRPAAASDALADTVNYSELARLAAEIVAGQPYDLIESVAGRIAEEVLHDERLHAVEVTVHKPSAPIPLTFADVAVTVRRQR from the coding sequence ATGGCCGACGTGCCGGGGCCCGCTGACCGCATCACGTTGACCGGGCTTCGCGTGTTCGGCAGGCACGGCGTGTTCGAGCACGAGAAGCGCGAAGGGCAAGAGTTCCTGGTGGACGTCACCGCGTGGCTCGATCTTCGCCCCGCCGCTGCTTCCGACGCACTGGCCGACACGGTGAACTACTCGGAACTTGCCCGACTCGCTGCCGAGATCGTCGCGGGGCAGCCGTACGACCTCATCGAGAGCGTCGCGGGCCGGATCGCCGAGGAGGTGCTGCACGACGAGCGACTGCACGCGGTGGAGGTCACCGTGCACAAGCCCTCCGCGCCGATCCCGCTGACTTTCGCCGACGTCGCCGTCACAGTGCGGCGGCAGCGGTGA
- the folP gene encoding dihydropteroate synthase: MGVLNVTPDSFSDGGRYLSREDALAHAHAMWRRGADVIDVGGESTRPGALRVDAETESARVLPVIRELAADGLLLSVDTTRAAVAAAALEAGARIVNDVSGGLADPDMARVAAEAGVPLVLMHWRGHSKDMNALARYGDVVKEVCDELRARVDAALAAGVAESAIVLDPGLGFAKEAEHDWALLHGLDSVLALGFPVLVGASRKRFLGRLLADSEGQPRPPAGREVATAAVSALAAGAGAWGVRVHDVGASLDAVKVAAAWQRGGV; the protein is encoded by the coding sequence ATGGGGGTGCTCAACGTCACCCCCGATTCGTTCTCCGACGGTGGCCGTTACCTCAGCAGGGAGGATGCTCTCGCGCACGCGCACGCCATGTGGCGGCGCGGTGCCGACGTCATCGACGTCGGAGGCGAATCCACCCGGCCAGGAGCGCTGCGTGTCGACGCGGAGACCGAGAGCGCGAGGGTGCTGCCGGTGATTCGCGAGCTGGCCGCCGACGGGCTGCTGCTGTCGGTGGACACCACGAGGGCGGCCGTGGCCGCCGCAGCGCTCGAAGCGGGTGCGCGGATCGTCAACGACGTCTCCGGCGGCCTCGCCGACCCGGACATGGCGCGAGTCGCCGCAGAAGCCGGGGTGCCGTTGGTGTTGATGCACTGGCGTGGCCACAGCAAGGACATGAACGCGCTCGCGCGCTACGGCGACGTCGTCAAGGAGGTCTGCGACGAGTTGCGTGCCAGGGTGGACGCCGCGCTGGCCGCCGGGGTCGCCGAAAGCGCCATCGTGCTCGATCCCGGTCTCGGCTTCGCCAAGGAGGCCGAGCACGACTGGGCGCTGCTGCACGGCCTGGACAGCGTGCTCGCTCTCGGCTTTCCCGTTCTTGTGGGCGCGTCGCGCAAGCGTTTTCTCGGCAGGCTGCTCGCCGATTCCGAGGGCCAACCACGCCCGCCCGCCGGCAGGGAGGTCGCCACGGCAGCCGTTTCCGCGCTCGCCGCGGGCGCGGGGGCGTGGGGGGTGCGTGTCCACGATGTCGGCGCCTCGCTCGACGCGGTGAAGGTCGCGGCGGCGTGGCAGCGCGGTGGTGTCTGA
- the folE gene encoding GTP cyclohydrolase I FolE, whose product MTGKGSDVSGNGHGFLDVDAELPRVEGRVFDQARAERAVRELLLACGEDPDRDGLRETPARVARAYREMFAGLYSEPDHVLDRTFDESHEELVLVTDIPMFSMCEHHLTPFHGVAHVGYIPNGQGKVTGLSKLARLVDLYAKRPQVQERLTSQVADALYRKLRPRGVIVVIEAEHLCMAMRGIRKPGARTTTSAVRGLLQSSASSRAEALDLIKGRR is encoded by the coding sequence GTGACCGGGAAAGGCAGTGACGTGTCAGGCAACGGTCACGGTTTTCTGGACGTCGACGCCGAGTTGCCTCGGGTGGAAGGGCGCGTGTTCGACCAGGCACGTGCCGAGCGCGCCGTACGCGAACTGTTGCTGGCGTGCGGCGAGGACCCCGACCGCGACGGCCTGCGCGAAACCCCCGCCAGGGTGGCGCGCGCCTACCGGGAGATGTTCGCCGGGCTCTACAGCGAGCCGGACCACGTGCTCGACCGCACATTCGACGAGAGCCACGAGGAGTTGGTGCTCGTCACCGACATCCCGATGTTCAGCATGTGCGAGCACCACCTGACGCCGTTTCACGGTGTGGCGCACGTCGGCTACATCCCCAACGGGCAAGGCAAGGTCACCGGGCTTTCCAAGCTGGCGCGGCTTGTCGACCTGTACGCCAAGCGCCCGCAGGTGCAGGAACGGTTGACCTCGCAGGTCGCCGACGCGCTCTACCGCAAGCTACGGCCACGTGGTGTCATCGTGGTCATCGAGGCGGAGCACCTGTGCATGGCGATGCGCGGTATCCGCAAACCCGGCGCGCGGACCACGACCTCCGCCGTGCGGGGACTGTTGCAGAGCTCGGCGTCCTCGCGTGCGGAGGCGCTGGACCTCATCAAGGGTCGGCGGTGA
- the ftsH gene encoding ATP-dependent zinc metalloprotease FtsH, with translation MDRKRLLKNPLLWIVAVLLLYFLFSMMFDSDRGYTHVPTSQAVEQIRSGNLTEANLEDKEQQLKLHLANPIEVDGQQVTQVITKFPAGASDQLYNSLINAGGDGQNVRFDTTVTQDSFITQLLIYMIPLGILLLLLMWMMNNAQGGGNRVLNFGKSKAKQLNKDMPKTTFSDVAGADEAVEELHEIKDFLQSPGRYQALGAKIPKGVLLYGPPGTGKTLLARAVAGEAGVPFYTISGSDFVEMFVGVGASRVRDLFEQAKQNAPCIIFVDEIDAVGRQRGAGLGGGHDEREQTLNQLLVEMDGFDSRGGIILIAATNRPDILDPALLRPGRFDRQIPVSAPDLRGRRAILEVHSKGKPLAEGADLDALAKRTVGMSGADLANVINEAALLTARQHGTVISDAALEESVDRVIGGPARKSRIISEKERKITAYHEGGHALAAWAMPDIEPVYKLTILPRGRTGGHALVVPEDDKQLMTRSEMIARLVFAMGGRTAEELVFHEPTTGASSDIEQATKIAKAMVTEYGMSPRLGAVKYGQDQGDPFLGRSAGRQPDYSLEVAHEIDEEVRKLIETAHTEAWEVLNTYRDVLDDLVMEVLEKETLQRRDLERIFASVEKRPRITAFNEFGERLPSDKPPIKTPRELAIERGEPWPPESETEPEPQPESEPAPVGGPSAGQDLPGGAQQGVPEPPANPSSYNPYAPPSGDYPNGARRTNGGQGHGARGHGGGSGGGGADSRPQPYGGGRQGRNVGPPNYGAPPGWTPATKPDRAGQPWRYDPPRQEQSGHERGGDEQDGQHRS, from the coding sequence ATGGACCGCAAGCGCCTGCTCAAGAACCCACTGCTGTGGATAGTCGCGGTTCTGCTGCTCTATTTCCTGTTCAGCATGATGTTCGACAGCGACCGGGGTTACACGCACGTGCCCACGTCGCAGGCCGTCGAACAGATCCGCAGCGGCAACCTCACCGAGGCGAACCTCGAGGACAAGGAACAGCAGCTCAAGCTTCACCTGGCCAACCCGATCGAGGTCGACGGCCAGCAGGTGACGCAGGTCATCACGAAGTTCCCCGCAGGCGCTTCCGACCAGCTGTACAACTCGCTCATCAACGCCGGCGGTGACGGGCAGAACGTCCGGTTCGACACCACGGTCACCCAGGACTCCTTCATCACCCAGTTGCTGATCTACATGATCCCGCTGGGCATCCTGCTGCTGTTGCTCATGTGGATGATGAACAACGCGCAGGGCGGGGGAAACCGGGTCCTCAACTTCGGCAAGTCCAAGGCCAAGCAGCTGAACAAGGACATGCCGAAGACCACGTTCAGCGACGTGGCCGGTGCCGACGAGGCCGTCGAGGAACTGCACGAGATCAAGGACTTCCTGCAAAGCCCCGGCCGCTACCAGGCACTCGGGGCGAAGATCCCCAAGGGCGTACTCCTATACGGCCCGCCGGGTACCGGTAAGACGCTGCTCGCTCGTGCGGTGGCAGGCGAGGCCGGGGTGCCGTTCTACACCATCTCCGGTTCCGACTTCGTCGAGATGTTCGTCGGTGTCGGTGCCTCGCGGGTGCGTGACCTGTTCGAGCAGGCCAAGCAGAACGCGCCGTGCATCATCTTCGTCGACGAGATCGACGCGGTGGGCAGGCAGCGTGGTGCGGGCCTCGGCGGCGGCCACGACGAGCGGGAGCAGACGCTGAACCAGTTGCTCGTCGAGATGGACGGCTTCGACTCGCGCGGCGGCATCATCCTGATCGCCGCCACCAACCGGCCCGACATCCTCGACCCGGCGCTGCTGCGCCCCGGCCGGTTCGACCGGCAGATCCCGGTGTCCGCGCCCGACCTGCGCGGCCGCAGGGCGATCCTGGAGGTGCACTCCAAGGGCAAGCCGCTGGCGGAGGGAGCCGACCTCGACGCGCTCGCGAAGCGCACGGTGGGCATGTCGGGCGCCGACCTGGCCAACGTCATCAACGAGGCCGCTCTGCTCACCGCCAGGCAACACGGCACCGTCATCTCCGATGCGGCGCTGGAGGAGTCCGTGGACAGGGTGATCGGCGGCCCGGCGCGCAAGAGCCGGATCATCTCCGAGAAGGAGCGCAAGATCACCGCCTACCACGAGGGCGGGCACGCACTCGCCGCGTGGGCGATGCCGGACATCGAACCGGTGTACAAGCTGACGATTCTGCCCCGTGGCCGCACGGGCGGGCACGCGCTGGTCGTCCCCGAGGACGACAAGCAGTTGATGACCCGCTCGGAGATGATCGCGCGGCTGGTGTTCGCGATGGGCGGGCGCACGGCGGAAGAACTCGTCTTCCACGAGCCGACAACCGGTGCTTCCTCCGACATCGAGCAGGCCACGAAGATCGCGAAGGCGATGGTCACCGAGTACGGCATGAGCCCCAGGCTCGGCGCCGTCAAGTACGGCCAGGACCAGGGCGACCCCTTCCTCGGCCGGTCGGCGGGCAGGCAGCCGGACTACTCGCTCGAGGTCGCGCACGAGATCGACGAGGAGGTGCGCAAGCTCATCGAGACGGCGCACACCGAGGCGTGGGAGGTGCTCAACACCTACCGCGACGTGCTCGACGACCTGGTGATGGAGGTGCTGGAGAAGGAGACCCTGCAGCGCAGGGACCTCGAGCGCATCTTCGCGTCGGTGGAGAAGCGCCCCAGGATCACCGCGTTCAACGAGTTCGGCGAGCGGCTGCCCTCGGACAAGCCGCCGATCAAGACGCCGCGTGAGCTCGCGATCGAACGCGGGGAGCCATGGCCCCCCGAGTCCGAAACCGAACCCGAGCCGCAACCGGAGTCGGAGCCCGCGCCGGTCGGCGGCCCTTCCGCCGGGCAGGACCTTCCGGGCGGAGCACAGCAGGGTGTGCCTGAGCCGCCCGCGAACCCGTCGTCGTACAACCCGTACGCCCCACCCTCGGGTGACTACCCCAACGGCGCCCGCCGGACCAACGGCGGCCAGGGGCACGGCGCCCGCGGCCACGGTGGCGGTTCCGGGGGCGGCGGCGCCGACTCCAGGCCACAGCCTTACGGTGGTGGACGGCAGGGTCGAAACGTCGGCCCGCCCAACTACGGAGCCCCGCCCGGGTGGACACCCGCCACCAAGCCCGACCGCGCAGGCCAGCCGTGGCGGTACGACCCGCCCCGGCAGGAGCAGAGTGGGCACGAGCGTGGCGGCGATGAGCAGGACGGTCAGCATCGTTCGTGA
- a CDS encoding ESX secretion-associated protein EspG: protein MPAQEFFTPVSFDFLWEAAGLGDLPYPLRVGSHGETEVERAALRERANVEFAARELRNSPVEDWLGLLSRPRISIDALHIPDFRVPPVAALAASDGNQAVLAVQNSDGIWLRPIYPDGLVSAVVDLLPACGRGSEASVTLPIAQALRTRPANTGVPAAAGASSRRAAGLAERTANEGEAYARLISQPRLRGGQLAANSRDELGGRRRSGVLAWFDTASGRYLSLSRTGPDGTEWVTVAPADAKALRGRLAELVTEVTR from the coding sequence GTGCCCGCTCAGGAATTCTTCACGCCCGTGTCCTTCGACTTCCTGTGGGAAGCCGCCGGACTCGGCGACCTGCCCTACCCGTTGCGTGTCGGCTCACACGGCGAAACCGAGGTCGAACGCGCCGCACTGCGGGAGAGGGCGAACGTGGAGTTCGCGGCCCGCGAACTCCGGAACTCGCCCGTCGAGGACTGGCTCGGCCTGCTGTCCAGGCCGAGGATCAGCATCGACGCCCTGCACATCCCCGACTTCCGGGTACCACCGGTGGCCGCGCTCGCGGCGAGCGACGGCAATCAGGCCGTGCTGGCCGTTCAGAACAGCGACGGCATCTGGCTGCGCCCGATCTATCCCGACGGTCTGGTCTCCGCGGTGGTCGACCTGCTGCCCGCCTGCGGGCGGGGCAGCGAGGCTTCCGTCACACTGCCCATCGCTCAGGCACTGCGTACCAGGCCCGCGAACACCGGGGTACCGGCGGCGGCGGGCGCTTCCTCGCGCAGGGCGGCGGGGCTGGCGGAGCGAACGGCGAACGAGGGAGAGGCTTACGCGCGGCTCATCTCACAACCGAGGCTGCGGGGTGGCCAACTGGCAGCCAACAGCCGTGACGAACTCGGCGGCAGGCGTCGCAGCGGGGTGTTGGCCTGGTTCGATACCGCTTCGGGGCGCTATCTCAGCCTCTCCCGCACCGGTCCCGACGGCACGGAGTGGGTCACCGTCGCGCCCGCCGACGCGAAGGCGTTACGCGGCCGACTCGCGGAACTGGTCACCGAGGTCACCCGCTAG
- a CDS encoding ESX secretion-associated protein EspG gives MAERLSPLELDFLVEALRAGELPYPLRVRSHGETVEERAGLRGQVMAGLAGRGLVDDDGTPRPWLEDAFSVLVGSDVSLDSIQLVAQNAEPRLAVAAALGGDGVLAVQEGYGLYLERVPADGLAGAIVGQLPPAPRGTEKSITVPIEQLLAGPGADFMQRRASAAKGGVGTADADRKALARLHAQERLRGGQLGANARGRGGGRTRTPVLSWFDTETGRYFTQASRGQDHRDWIIIAPADAATLRHRLSEMLANAVNSTAAPL, from the coding sequence GTGGCGGAGCGGCTCTCTCCGCTTGAGCTCGACTTCCTGGTGGAGGCGTTGCGAGCAGGGGAGTTGCCCTACCCGCTGCGGGTGCGCTCGCACGGGGAAACGGTGGAGGAGCGTGCCGGGCTGCGCGGGCAGGTGATGGCCGGACTGGCCGGGCGTGGCCTCGTCGACGACGACGGCACGCCCCGGCCGTGGCTGGAGGATGCCTTCTCGGTGCTGGTCGGCTCCGACGTCAGCCTGGACTCGATCCAACTCGTCGCGCAGAATGCCGAGCCGCGGCTGGCCGTCGCCGCCGCCCTCGGTGGCGACGGGGTGCTCGCCGTGCAGGAGGGCTACGGGCTCTACCTCGAGCGGGTACCCGCCGACGGGCTCGCAGGCGCGATCGTCGGCCAGTTGCCACCCGCGCCGAGGGGCACGGAGAAGTCGATCACTGTGCCGATCGAGCAATTGCTCGCCGGTCCGGGTGCCGACTTCATGCAGCGCAGGGCAAGCGCTGCGAAGGGTGGTGTGGGAACGGCCGATGCCGACCGCAAGGCCCTCGCCCGGCTGCATGCACAGGAGCGGCTGCGGGGCGGTCAGCTTGGTGCGAACGCCCGTGGCCGCGGTGGTGGCAGGACCCGCACGCCGGTGCTGAGTTGGTTCGACACCGAGACCGGGCGCTATTTCACCCAGGCCAGCCGCGGTCAGGACCACAGGGACTGGATCATCATCGCCCCCGCTGACGCGGCCACTCTTCGGCACCGGTTGTCCGAGATGCTCGCGAACGCGGTGAACTCGACGGCCGCGCCGCTGTAG
- the hpt gene encoding hypoxanthine phosphoribosyltransferase, translating into MYEGDIASVLITEQQIKDKIAELAEKVAADYPAQDRASDLVLVGVLKGAVMFMTDFARALPIPTQLEFMAVSSYGSSTSSSGVVRILMDLDRDISGRDVLIVEDIVDSGLTLSWLLKNLASRNPASLSVCSLLRKRDAVQVDVPVKYVGFDIPNEFVVGYGLDYAERYRDLPYIGTLDPRVYSS; encoded by the coding sequence GTGTACGAAGGCGACATCGCCTCCGTGCTCATCACAGAGCAGCAGATCAAGGACAAGATCGCCGAGTTGGCCGAGAAGGTCGCGGCCGACTACCCGGCGCAGGACCGGGCCTCGGATCTCGTGCTCGTGGGGGTGTTGAAGGGCGCGGTGATGTTCATGACGGACTTCGCCCGTGCGCTGCCGATACCGACTCAGCTCGAGTTCATGGCCGTGTCCTCCTACGGCTCCTCGACGTCCTCTTCCGGTGTGGTGCGCATCCTGATGGACCTCGACAGGGACATCTCGGGTAGGGACGTGCTGATCGTCGAGGACATCGTGGATTCCGGGCTGACGCTTTCCTGGCTGCTCAAGAACCTGGCCAGCAGGAACCCGGCATCACTTTCGGTGTGCTCGTTGCTGCGCAAGCGCGACGCCGTGCAGGTGGACGTGCCGGTGAAGTACGTGGGCTTCGACATCCCCAACGAGTTCGTGGTCGGCTACGGCCTCGACTACGCAGAGCGATACCGGGACCTGCCGTACATCGGCACTCTCGACCCCCGGGTTTACTCCTCGTGA
- the tilS gene encoding tRNA lysidine(34) synthetase TilS: MTGTQVVRASSRRDPDAVLAVRRAVRRFLDEPECARRLRQGELYVAVSGGADSLALADAAAHAGRRRNVRVRAIVVDHGLQPGSAEVAERAAETARGLGVDEARVVPVTVSGPGGQEAAARRARYAALRAQLPEPNRLVLLGHTRDDQAETVLLGLGRGSGARSLAGMRPLDPPWGRPLLELSRSVTAQACTGLGVRPWSDPHNSDRRFTRVRLREEVLPLLEDVLSGGVAAALARTAAQLREDTDALDVLAEELAERAHDGSALDVEVLEPAPPALRRRVLRGWLLAEGVPELTDAHLRAVDELIGRWRGQGGVWLPGDFEARRSRAKLMLNASRPTTRGD; encoded by the coding sequence GTGACGGGAACGCAGGTGGTGCGGGCATCCTCGCGGCGAGACCCCGACGCGGTGCTCGCCGTGCGTCGGGCAGTGCGGCGGTTCTTGGACGAACCCGAGTGCGCACGGCGGTTGCGGCAGGGCGAGCTCTACGTGGCGGTTTCCGGCGGTGCCGACTCCCTCGCGCTCGCCGACGCGGCAGCGCACGCCGGGCGGCGCAGGAACGTGCGGGTACGTGCGATCGTCGTCGACCACGGCCTGCAGCCAGGTTCGGCCGAGGTCGCCGAGCGAGCGGCCGAGACCGCGCGAGGACTGGGGGTGGACGAGGCCAGGGTGGTGCCGGTGACCGTGTCCGGTCCCGGTGGCCAGGAAGCGGCCGCCAGGCGCGCCCGTTACGCGGCACTGCGCGCGCAGCTGCCCGAGCCCAACCGGCTGGTGTTGCTCGGTCACACCCGCGACGACCAGGCCGAGACCGTGCTGCTCGGGCTGGGCCGCGGTTCGGGGGCGAGGTCGCTCGCCGGTATGCGGCCGCTCGACCCGCCATGGGGCAGGCCGCTGCTGGAGCTGTCGAGGTCGGTCACGGCGCAGGCCTGCACGGGACTGGGCGTGCGGCCGTGGAGCGACCCCCACAACAGCGACCGCAGGTTCACGCGGGTGCGGTTGCGCGAGGAGGTGCTGCCGCTGCTGGAGGACGTGCTGTCCGGGGGCGTGGCAGCCGCGCTCGCCCGCACGGCGGCCCAGTTGCGCGAGGACACCGACGCGCTCGACGTGCTCGCCGAGGAACTGGCCGAGCGCGCGCACGACGGCTCCGCGCTCGACGTCGAGGTACTCGAACCCGCCCCGCCCGCGTTGCGCAGGAGGGTGCTGCGGGGCTGGCTGCTTGCCGAGGGTGTGCCCGAACTGACCGACGCGCACCTACGCGCGGTGGACGAGCTGATCGGCCGCTGGCGTGGCCAGGGCGGCGTCTGGCTGCCGGGCGATTTTGAAGCGCGCAGGTCACGTGCAAAGCTCATGCTGAACGCTTCCCGACCCACCACAAGAGGGGACTGA
- a CDS encoding zinc-dependent metalloprotease: MVASTVNRGTEYASNRLVDWSVAASTGAFLVRGGPTVSPEEAERAVTELRELTVVAEGHVRELTGLGQGLPLLPGEVLDRPGWVRAAASGLDELTSRALPSGQAGRFTPLVAGSAGLQTGVVLAFLGARVLGQYDPFGGANKNGSLLLVAPNVVTAQQAMRVPGTDFRMWVCLHESTHRLQFTAVSWLRDYFADEVGRLVGGLAESESLGDLLTRLPDAVREVRRTRQDGSVGLAELLQSPSQRAVFDRLLALSTLLEGHADYVMDAVGPEVVPSVTTIRRRFTARRKGGGLLDRLLRSLLGVDAKIRQYALGARFTRQVVDAVGMAGFNAVWTSPNTLPSRAEINDPQSWLRRVH; encoded by the coding sequence ATGGTGGCGAGCACGGTGAACCGGGGCACCGAGTACGCGTCCAACCGGCTCGTGGACTGGTCCGTGGCAGCCTCGACCGGGGCCTTCCTCGTGCGGGGTGGACCGACCGTATCCCCCGAAGAGGCCGAGCGAGCGGTTACCGAACTACGCGAGCTGACCGTGGTCGCCGAGGGTCACGTGCGCGAGCTCACCGGTCTCGGCCAGGGACTGCCGCTGCTGCCCGGCGAGGTGCTCGACCGTCCGGGGTGGGTGCGGGCGGCGGCGTCCGGCCTCGACGAGCTGACCAGCCGGGCGTTGCCCAGCGGGCAGGCAGGGCGGTTCACGCCGCTGGTGGCGGGCAGCGCGGGCTTGCAGACCGGTGTGGTGCTGGCGTTCCTCGGCGCCAGGGTGCTCGGCCAGTACGACCCGTTCGGCGGTGCGAACAAGAACGGCAGCCTGCTGCTCGTCGCTCCCAACGTGGTGACCGCGCAGCAGGCCATGCGGGTACCGGGCACGGACTTCCGCATGTGGGTGTGCCTGCACGAGTCCACGCACCGGCTGCAGTTCACGGCGGTGAGTTGGCTGCGCGACTACTTCGCCGACGAGGTGGGCAGGCTGGTCGGCGGTCTCGCCGAGTCCGAAAGCCTCGGCGACCTCCTCACGCGGTTGCCCGACGCGGTCCGCGAGGTGCGGCGGACCCGGCAGGACGGCTCGGTGGGGCTGGCAGAACTGCTGCAGTCGCCCTCCCAACGCGCGGTGTTCGACCGGCTGCTGGCCCTTTCCACGCTGCTGGAGGGCCACGCCGACTACGTGATGGATGCCGTCGGCCCCGAAGTGGTGCCCAGTGTGACCACGATTCGGCGCAGGTTCACCGCCCGCCGCAAGGGCGGCGGCCTGCTCGACCGGCTGCTGCGCAGCCTGCTGGGTGTTGACGCCAAGATCCGCCAGTACGCGCTGGGTGCCAGATTCACGAGGCAGGTCGTGGACGCTGTGGGCATGGCGGGTTTCAACGCGGTGTGGACCTCGCCGAACACCTTGCCGAGCAGGGCGGAGATCAACGATCCGCAGTCGTGGCTGCGCCGGGTGCACTGA